Proteins encoded within one genomic window of Candidatus Berkiella cookevillensis:
- a CDS encoding DUF4236 domain-containing protein — MTLRFRRTIKIVPGIRLNLGKRGMSISTGVRGVHQ; from the coding sequence ATGACACTCCGTTTTAGACGCACAATTAAAATTGTGCCAGGTATTAGGCTAAATCTAGGCAAACGTGGGATGAGTATCTCCACTGGGGTGCGGGGGGTGCATCAATAA
- the zapD gene encoding cell division protein ZapD, with translation MDDTSILNYEFPISERYRIMLRLEHLFQFSRDRINLNHPADFELFLQTLIEISELFKRTAYQSELLDEIQKYHNYLLGLMEIPSVDKIALDSILTNIESSSKSLKKFNIDAIQFFKHEIVKDFRKRDALSLHHPCFDMPLLHYWSNHNHALTRQTMLTEWIEEFAPIEDTLLLLLHLVRQSAYPKSEITTQGKFLLNLSNASTSPLIKISYDANLKVYPEISGSKHRVYLRFMPVDTNVDCDIFKQEIPFELTVYHLS, from the coding sequence GTGGACGACACATCTATTTTAAATTACGAATTTCCCATATCTGAACGCTATAGAATAATGCTTCGATTAGAGCATTTGTTCCAATTTAGCAGAGACAGGATCAATTTGAACCATCCTGCTGATTTTGAATTATTCTTACAAACACTGATTGAGATTTCTGAACTCTTCAAAAGAACTGCTTATCAAAGTGAGTTGTTAGATGAAATTCAAAAATACCATAATTATCTACTAGGTCTTATGGAAATCCCGTCGGTTGACAAAATAGCACTCGACAGCATACTCACAAATATTGAATCATCCTCAAAAAGTTTAAAAAAATTCAATATAGACGCAATACAATTTTTCAAACATGAGATTGTGAAAGATTTTCGAAAGAGAGATGCTTTATCTCTTCATCATCCTTGCTTTGATATGCCCTTATTGCACTATTGGTCAAATCATAATCACGCCTTAACACGTCAAACAATGCTAACAGAATGGATTGAAGAATTCGCGCCGATTGAAGATACACTCTTATTACTCTTGCATCTAGTACGTCAAAGCGCTTACCCTAAAAGCGAAATAACAACCCAAGGAAAATTTTTGCTTAATTTGAGCAACGCTAGCACAAGCCCACTCATAAAAATCAGCTATGATGCAAATTTAAAAGTATATCCAGAAATCAGTGGCAGCAAACATAGAGTTTACCTTCGCTTTATGCCCGTTGACACAAATGTAGACTGCGACATTTTCAAACAAGAGATCCCTTTTGAACTAACGGTGTACCATTTATCATGA
- a CDS encoding arylamine N-acetyltransferase family protein gives MAIDLDLYFKRIGYQGSRELNSQTLINIHRQQSLTIPLDMLDHHLGVPLSLEPEFIFNKILRHKRGGGCSQLNEILALALIALGFKVERLMARVFYDLEEDQAPILSHKMLRVTFNDETWICDCGFYCGLIEPIPFVLDTQFDHCNRSFILTEHKEHGIMFKAKIEDKWIEMYTFNLISYIPEDYKAVFSYNCINPERPFYDHAIVTMNTIDGKKVLYDRTFDKKSGKKTTVINIRTCEQYHEILREEFNIEIPEHPNFFPDPMLMLKR, from the coding sequence ATGGCGATAGATCTAGATTTATATTTCAAACGAATTGGATATCAAGGATCTCGTGAGCTAAACAGCCAAACCTTAATTAATATTCACAGACAACAATCCTTAACGATTCCTCTTGATATGCTCGATCATCATCTTGGTGTACCCCTTAGCCTTGAACCAGAATTTATCTTTAATAAAATTCTTCGTCATAAACGAGGCGGTGGTTGTTCTCAACTTAATGAAATTTTAGCACTGGCACTCATTGCCTTAGGGTTTAAGGTCGAGCGTCTTATGGCTAGGGTGTTTTATGATTTAGAAGAAGATCAAGCACCTATTTTATCTCATAAAATGCTTCGGGTGACATTTAATGATGAAACTTGGATTTGTGATTGTGGGTTCTATTGCGGATTAATCGAGCCTATCCCATTTGTATTGGATACACAGTTTGATCACTGCAATCGCTCTTTCATTCTGACAGAGCACAAAGAACACGGCATTATGTTTAAAGCAAAAATAGAGGATAAATGGATAGAAATGTATACTTTTAATCTTATTTCATATATCCCAGAAGATTATAAAGCTGTCTTTTCTTATAACTGCATTAATCCCGAGAGACCTTTTTACGATCATGCCATTGTGACAATGAATACCATCGATGGCAAAAAAGTATTATATGACAGAACCTTCGATAAAAAATCTGGCAAGAAAACGACTGTTATTAATATTCGAACCTGCGAACAATATCATGAAATTTTAAGGGAAGAATTCAATATCGAGATACCAGAACACCCTAATTTTTTCCCAGACCCCATGCTGATGTTGAAACGGTGA
- the coaE gene encoding dephospho-CoA kinase (Dephospho-CoA kinase (CoaE) performs the final step in coenzyme A biosynthesis.), with the protein MTYVVALTGGIGSGKSTVSDYFATLGVPVIDTDVIARELVAINHPCYEAIVQKFGNSILDDRLSIDRRKLREIIFHNADAKKWLENLLHPQIKQALREQISKLSYFYCLIVVPLLVENFEHYKNFVNRVLLVDSLEEHQINRTMARDHSSLATVKNIIASQASREARLAIADDILLNNKELKILKQEVELLHQKYLQKAQELIKPQ; encoded by the coding sequence ATGACTTATGTGGTCGCCTTAACAGGTGGTATCGGTAGTGGCAAAAGCACCGTCTCAGATTATTTTGCCACATTAGGCGTCCCCGTCATTGACACAGATGTGATTGCGCGAGAACTTGTGGCGATTAATCATCCTTGTTATGAAGCGATTGTGCAAAAGTTTGGAAACTCTATTTTAGATGACAGGCTTTCTATCGATCGCAGAAAGTTAAGAGAGATTATTTTTCATAATGCGGATGCAAAGAAATGGCTAGAAAATTTGCTACATCCTCAGATCAAGCAAGCGCTCCGTGAACAAATCAGCAAGTTAAGCTACTTTTATTGCTTAATTGTAGTGCCCCTCCTCGTCGAAAATTTTGAGCACTATAAAAATTTTGTCAATCGTGTACTCTTGGTTGATAGCTTAGAAGAACATCAAATTAATCGCACTATGGCACGCGATCACAGTAGTTTAGCAACCGTTAAAAACATAATTGCCTCTCAAGCTTCGCGAGAAGCAAGACTGGCCATTGCGGATGACATTCTATTAAATAACAAAGAGTTAAAAATCCTCAAACAAGAAGTTGAGCTACTACATCAAAAATATTTACAAAAAGCCCAAGAGCTGATAAAACCTCAATAA
- a CDS encoding M23 family metallopeptidase: MHIITVAHPTCGDVIKFKISLKKSVIFILFAIVALTGVASWGTYKFTYWYDRQHNNAEILLHEHDVHEHDVEDAAASTSHPADAGKDEQRDEQLTVISEHIGRLVDSVLRLNALGEQLIVKAELDPKAFNFSEPMGIGGPLIADIEVSDILKNLSDLEVLLNKRFQQLTFLEDLFRNHHQRRSSELWGKAKLVKNGWVSSFFGRRTDPFTGKIVQHNGVDIAGREGDEVFAVASGVVSISEDRNNYGKLVEIQHSNGLATRYAHNKETLVKPGDMVKKGDAIALMGSTGRSTGPHVHLEVLQDNKAVDPGLYFSNLKPKS, translated from the coding sequence ATGCATATCATAACAGTTGCGCATCCTACTTGTGGTGATGTCATAAAATTCAAAATTAGCCTTAAAAAATCAGTCATTTTTATATTATTTGCTATTGTGGCTTTGACAGGTGTTGCTAGCTGGGGAACTTACAAATTCACATATTGGTATGATAGACAACATAATAATGCTGAAATTCTTCTTCATGAACATGATGTTCATGAGCACGATGTAGAAGATGCTGCTGCATCAACAAGTCATCCAGCAGACGCAGGCAAGGATGAGCAGAGAGATGAACAACTAACCGTCATTTCAGAACATATTGGTCGCTTGGTGGATAGTGTGCTGCGCTTAAACGCTTTGGGTGAGCAATTAATCGTAAAAGCAGAGCTTGACCCCAAGGCCTTTAATTTTTCAGAACCCATGGGCATAGGTGGTCCTTTAATTGCTGATATAGAAGTGAGCGACATTTTAAAGAACTTGTCTGATTTAGAAGTGTTGTTAAATAAACGTTTTCAACAATTAACTTTCCTTGAAGATCTCTTTCGTAACCACCATCAGCGACGCTCATCTGAGCTATGGGGCAAAGCAAAGCTGGTAAAAAATGGTTGGGTTTCATCTTTTTTTGGTCGCCGTACCGATCCTTTTACAGGCAAGATTGTTCAGCATAATGGGGTAGACATTGCTGGGCGAGAAGGTGATGAAGTATTTGCGGTTGCCAGCGGTGTCGTGAGCATTTCCGAAGATAGAAATAATTATGGCAAATTAGTTGAAATTCAACATTCTAATGGTTTAGCAACGCGTTATGCACATAATAAAGAAACTTTAGTCAAACCAGGCGATATGGTAAAGAAAGGGGATGCAATTGCATTGATGGGTTCAACGGGACGCTCGACAGGGCCTCATGTGCATTTAGAAGTGTTACAAGACAACAAAGCCGTTGATCCAGGACTGTATTTTTCAAATTTAAAACCCAAAAGTTAG
- a CDS encoding prepilin peptidase: MLEMLMLSPLLFLSFICLLGLMVGSFLNVVIVRLPIILQKDWFNQCQSFLSENHNITIPTPTSEKTSFNLLVPRSHCPKCKHTVRAFDNIPILSYLLLGGKCRNCRTAISIRYPLIESFTAILSLLTAYHFGLSIQLLPALLFTWALIALTMIDYDQQILPDNITLPFLWLGLLVNLQNFYCTLPEAILGASFGYIILWSLYWVFKLITGKEGMGYGDFKLLAMLGAWVGIKGLLPIILFSSLIGAIVGITLILLKKHQKNVPIPFGPFLASAGWIVFLYGDKIINYYFALSGISA; this comes from the coding sequence ATGCTAGAAATGCTTATGCTATCTCCCCTCTTGTTTTTATCCTTTATTTGCCTGCTCGGTCTTATGGTTGGTAGTTTTTTGAACGTCGTGATTGTGCGTTTACCCATTATTTTACAAAAAGATTGGTTCAATCAATGTCAAAGTTTCTTATCAGAAAATCACAATATCACAATCCCAACCCCCACTTCTGAGAAAACAAGCTTTAACTTACTTGTACCACGCTCACACTGTCCTAAATGTAAACATACGGTGAGAGCCTTTGATAATATTCCTATTCTCAGCTATCTATTATTGGGCGGAAAATGCAGAAACTGTCGCACTGCTATCTCCATACGTTATCCCTTGATTGAAAGCTTCACGGCTATTTTATCACTCTTAACTGCTTATCATTTTGGTTTAAGTATTCAATTACTCCCAGCCTTGTTATTTACCTGGGCACTCATTGCATTGACGATGATTGATTATGATCAGCAAATTTTGCCCGATAACATTACCCTGCCTTTTTTATGGTTAGGTTTACTAGTCAATCTACAAAATTTTTATTGCACATTACCAGAAGCTATTTTAGGTGCCAGTTTTGGCTATATAATACTGTGGTCACTGTATTGGGTTTTTAAGCTCATCACAGGTAAAGAAGGTATGGGATATGGTGATTTTAAATTACTTGCCATGTTGGGCGCCTGGGTCGGTATCAAAGGCCTACTACCTATTATCTTATTCTCTTCTCTGATAGGTGCTATTGTAGGCATTACTTTAATACTACTTAAAAAGCATCAAAAAAATGTGCCTATACCCTTTGGCCCCTTTTTAGCCAGTGCAGGCTGGATAGTTTTTTTATATGGCGATAAAATAATTAACTATTATTTTGCTCTTTCAGGAATATCCGCATGA
- the secA gene encoding preprotein translocase subunit SecA encodes MFSNVAKLIVGSRNQRLLKKYHKYVHAINALEKEYEALSLEEIPQKTESFKQRYQKGESLDKLLPEAFALVREAGKRALNMRHFDVQLIGGMVMHEGKIAEMATGEGKTLMATLAAYLNALTGRSVHIVTVNDYLVRRDAHWMSPLYHTLGLTVGIVVPRMRQEVKRQSYLCDVIYATNNELGFDYLRNKMAFSLDECLRQELSFAIVDEVDSILIDEARTPLIISGAAESSNEYYLQMNEIVPQLKPQPVKDGPGDFSIDEKSKQVFLTEEGHLRVETLLVKAGILESGQSLYDSRHIGLLHYLNASLRAHYVFKRDVDYLVLNDEVVIVDEHTGRTMPGRRWSEGLHQAVEAKERVTIQSENQTLASITFQNFFRLYDKIAGMTGTADTEAYEFQQIYGLEVVVIPTNKPCVRKDNADMIYLTKEEKFEAIISEIKESVAKKRPVLVGTVSIETSELLSQILHKHKIKHQVLNAKHHDKEAEIVAEAGRPGAVTIATNMAGRGTDITLGGSLESEIKAREDITPEEIEDIKKAWQLRHDEVVAAGGLHIIGTERHESRRIDNQLRGRSGRQGDPGSSSFYLSLEDNLMRIFASEKVSQIMRRLGVQKGEAITHPWVNRAIENAQRKVEGHNFDIRKQLLEYDNVANDQRKVFYDQRDALLATEDISGHIADVRSAVVNAVVAEYIPPHSIEEMWDIPGLEQTLENEFGLNLKIREWLEQDKSLHEETLKEKIRQSLDDLYAQKEASVGSDVMRRFEKSVMLHSLDTHWRDHLTQMEYLRQSVFLRGYAQKDPRQEYKREAFNLFSALLVSIRRQVIGILSLVEVKNGQQIEEVEQSKVDESSLEFQHADANALEMEEEQKLQAVGGGHATLTRAAPKVGRNEDCPCGSGKKYKHCHGRLE; translated from the coding sequence ATGTTTTCTAATGTTGCTAAGTTAATTGTAGGTAGCCGTAACCAACGCTTACTTAAAAAGTACCATAAATATGTTCATGCAATTAATGCTCTAGAAAAAGAGTATGAAGCTCTTTCGCTAGAGGAAATTCCTCAGAAAACAGAAAGCTTTAAGCAACGATATCAGAAGGGCGAATCTCTAGATAAGCTCTTGCCAGAAGCCTTTGCTTTGGTGCGTGAAGCAGGTAAGCGCGCACTGAATATGCGTCATTTTGATGTGCAACTGATTGGTGGCATGGTGATGCATGAAGGCAAGATTGCCGAAATGGCAACAGGTGAGGGAAAAACCCTCATGGCCACATTAGCTGCCTATTTAAATGCACTCACAGGGCGTTCTGTGCATATTGTAACGGTGAATGATTATTTAGTGAGACGTGATGCACACTGGATGAGTCCTTTATACCACACGCTTGGCTTAACCGTCGGTATTGTGGTGCCTCGCATGCGCCAAGAAGTCAAAAGACAAAGCTATCTCTGCGATGTGATTTATGCAACGAATAATGAGCTTGGCTTTGATTATCTTCGTAATAAAATGGCCTTTAGTTTAGATGAATGTTTACGTCAAGAATTGAGCTTTGCCATTGTCGATGAAGTCGACTCTATTTTGATTGATGAGGCACGTACGCCTTTGATTATTTCAGGTGCTGCAGAAAGCAGTAATGAATATTACCTGCAAATGAATGAGATTGTGCCACAGTTGAAACCACAACCTGTTAAAGATGGTCCAGGTGATTTCAGCATTGATGAGAAATCTAAGCAAGTCTTCTTAACAGAAGAAGGACATCTAAGAGTTGAAACCCTTTTAGTAAAAGCGGGTATATTGGAGTCAGGGCAGAGTTTATATGATTCTCGCCATATTGGATTGTTGCATTATTTGAATGCAAGCTTGCGTGCTCATTATGTATTTAAGCGGGATGTTGATTATTTAGTCTTAAACGATGAAGTTGTCATTGTCGATGAGCATACTGGCCGCACGATGCCAGGTCGTCGTTGGTCAGAAGGCCTTCACCAAGCGGTTGAGGCAAAAGAGCGTGTTACGATTCAAAGTGAAAACCAAACACTGGCCTCTATTACTTTCCAGAATTTCTTTAGATTGTACGATAAAATTGCGGGTATGACCGGAACGGCTGATACAGAAGCTTATGAGTTCCAGCAAATCTATGGTTTGGAAGTGGTTGTGATTCCGACCAATAAACCCTGTGTGCGCAAAGACAATGCGGACATGATTTATTTAACGAAAGAAGAGAAATTTGAAGCGATTATCTCTGAAATTAAAGAGAGTGTTGCAAAGAAACGCCCAGTTTTGGTGGGCACCGTATCGATCGAAACCTCTGAGCTTTTATCTCAAATTCTGCACAAACATAAAATAAAGCACCAGGTTTTAAATGCAAAACACCATGACAAAGAAGCTGAAATTGTTGCTGAGGCAGGCCGACCTGGTGCTGTTACAATTGCGACCAACATGGCGGGCCGTGGTACAGACATCACATTGGGTGGTTCTTTAGAGTCTGAGATAAAAGCACGCGAAGATATCACGCCAGAAGAAATTGAAGACATTAAAAAAGCATGGCAATTGCGTCATGATGAGGTTGTTGCTGCGGGTGGTTTACACATTATTGGTACAGAACGACATGAGTCTAGACGTATTGATAACCAACTTCGTGGTCGAAGTGGTAGACAAGGTGATCCTGGCTCATCCAGCTTCTATCTTTCATTAGAAGATAATTTAATGCGTATTTTTGCCTCTGAAAAAGTGAGCCAGATTATGCGCCGTTTAGGAGTGCAAAAGGGCGAAGCTATCACACATCCATGGGTAAACCGTGCAATTGAGAATGCGCAAAGGAAAGTAGAAGGTCATAACTTTGACATTCGTAAACAACTGTTAGAATACGATAACGTTGCCAATGATCAGCGTAAAGTTTTTTATGATCAAAGAGATGCTTTACTGGCAACAGAAGATATCTCTGGGCACATTGCTGATGTGCGAAGTGCTGTTGTGAATGCTGTCGTAGCTGAATATATTCCACCACACAGTATTGAAGAAATGTGGGATATTCCTGGTCTAGAGCAAACGCTCGAAAATGAATTTGGTTTGAATCTTAAGATCAGAGAATGGCTAGAGCAAGATAAGAGCTTGCATGAAGAGACTTTGAAAGAAAAAATTAGACAATCTTTAGATGATCTCTATGCACAAAAAGAAGCTTCTGTTGGTAGCGATGTGATGCGACGCTTTGAGAAATCAGTCATGTTACATAGTTTAGATACGCATTGGCGTGATCATTTAACGCAAATGGAATATTTGAGACAAAGTGTATTCTTAAGAGGATACGCACAAAAAGATCCCCGACAAGAATATAAGAGAGAAGCTTTTAATTTATTCTCTGCCTTACTTGTGAGTATTCGTCGTCAAGTGATTGGTATTTTATCGCTGGTTGAAGTCAAGAATGGCCAGCAAATTGAAGAAGTTGAACAATCAAAAGTGGATGAATCTTCTTTGGAATTTCAGCATGCGGATGCCAATGCTTTAGAGATGGAAGAAGAGCAGAAGCTCCAAGCTGTTGGCGGCGGTCATGCTACCTTAACACGTGCTGCGCCTAAAGTAGGCCGTAATGAAGATTGTCCGTGTGGTTCTGGCAAGAAATATAAGCATTGTCATGGTCGACTTGAATAA
- a CDS encoding DUF721 domain-containing protein yields the protein MSQQTKKIDSILSNDDSVFGRLINKAKALSKLDDIIQSVLDAKLKGRYKIAGYEKGVLTFLTDNSATATQIRYQTPEILKRLRSQSQWAGLVTINVKVHHHWHEYIAPPPKEPVGEPVMMSEQSKETLRMLIESLKEDPRNEVIIKSLHKLIASS from the coding sequence ATGAGCCAACAAACAAAAAAAATTGATAGTATTCTAAGTAACGATGATTCTGTTTTTGGTCGGCTAATTAACAAAGCAAAAGCATTGTCTAAGCTCGATGACATTATTCAAAGCGTTTTGGATGCAAAGCTAAAAGGACGATACAAAATAGCAGGATATGAAAAGGGTGTACTCACTTTTCTTACAGATAACAGTGCAACTGCAACACAAATACGCTACCAAACCCCCGAAATACTCAAACGATTACGCAGCCAATCGCAATGGGCTGGGCTTGTGACCATAAACGTCAAAGTACACCATCACTGGCACGAATATATTGCTCCTCCTCCTAAAGAGCCTGTCGGAGAGCCTGTGATGATGTCTGAACAATCCAAAGAAACCTTACGCATGCTGATCGAGAGTTTAAAAGAAGATCCACGCAATGAAGTGATTATTAAGAGCTTACATAAGCTCATTGCTTCAAGCTAA
- a CDS encoding DUF4238 domain-containing protein produces the protein MNNPKKQHYLSQCYLNGFTNSGRKLATLSLNDGRVFYAGPHNVGAETYFNSFKTADGMMSNVIESARSKFEADVAKAIRNVETLEKIEGDDRITILNLMSLFAVSNPFRREQHNNMIDFIAKRVLHIAASKVGYKVNGVLITEEHKKLFEEDKFKVEFSKSTHIYNEYFEFFETVLATMLNRKWTLVKAPNEQRFVTCDFPIALIWKNPEKYHTGPGFGCGDTQVFFTLSRKLALIGDFEGYDQVVHAEKDTVALINSNILCFAKKQVYAPHENISFWGTRNEILEGLKTYYETFHANNRELTVPEDLVV, from the coding sequence ATGAACAATCCTAAGAAGCAACATTATTTGTCGCAATGTTATTTAAACGGGTTCACAAATTCCGGTAGGAAATTAGCAACTTTAAGCTTAAATGACGGTAGAGTTTTTTACGCAGGTCCACACAACGTGGGGGCAGAAACATATTTTAACAGTTTTAAAACTGCGGATGGGATGATGTCTAACGTGATCGAATCAGCTCGTAGCAAATTTGAGGCCGATGTTGCTAAGGCAATTCGTAATGTTGAGACGCTAGAAAAAATCGAGGGTGATGATAGAATTACAATTCTAAATTTAATGTCGTTATTTGCAGTAAGCAACCCGTTTAGACGAGAGCAGCATAATAACATGATCGATTTTATTGCGAAACGTGTGCTGCACATAGCTGCTTCCAAGGTGGGTTATAAAGTAAATGGCGTTTTGATTACTGAAGAACATAAAAAGCTATTTGAGGAAGATAAATTTAAGGTTGAGTTTTCTAAAAGTACTCATATTTATAATGAGTATTTTGAGTTTTTCGAAACTGTTCTAGCAACAATGTTAAATCGCAAATGGACATTAGTTAAGGCTCCTAATGAGCAGCGATTTGTTACATGCGATTTTCCTATTGCATTGATATGGAAAAATCCGGAAAAATATCATACTGGTCCTGGATTTGGATGTGGTGATACGCAGGTATTTTTTACGCTCTCTAGGAAGCTTGCATTGATTGGCGATTTTGAAGGATATGACCAAGTTGTTCATGCGGAAAAAGATACGGTTGCTTTGATAAATTCAAATATTTTATGTTTTGCAAAAAAGCAAGTTTATGCGCCTCATGAGAATATTTCATTTTGGGGTACACGTAATGAAATTCTAGAAGGCTTAAAGACATATTATGAAACTTTTCACGCTAATAATAGAGAATTAACTGTCCCTGAAGATTTGGTCGTATGA
- the yacG gene encoding DNA gyrase inhibitor YacG, translated as MNSKIYPCPNCKASVKFDKNNPFRPFCSERCKLIDLGEWATESYKIPSQEQLNTNDYEFDEEQDKRS; from the coding sequence ATGAACAGCAAAATCTATCCATGCCCCAACTGTAAAGCATCTGTAAAATTTGATAAAAACAATCCTTTTCGCCCCTTTTGTAGTGAACGCTGCAAACTGATTGATCTTGGCGAATGGGCAACTGAATCTTATAAAATCCCTTCTCAAGAGCAACTCAATACCAATGATTATGAGTTCGATGAAGAGCAGGATAAACGTTCATAA
- a CDS encoding Fic family protein: MTYQIPNLPLDIDIESKVVLKKAGEARSALAELKGVTGIIPNQNILINTLSLQEAKDSSAIENIITTQDELYESDALAHQFTTTAAKEVYSYATALKRGFEKVKKNSLLTNNHIIEIQSTLIENGAGFRKLPGTSLKNEQTGQIIYEPPQHPEEIQGLMDNLEQFINNPELCEWDALVKMAVIHHQFESIHPFYDGNGRTGRIINILYLVQQDLLESPVLYLSRYINKNKTEYYRLLQLVRDNNAWEEWVLYILEGVRKTSLQTIHLIHAMKELMQNYKHKIREELPKIYSQDLLNIIFGHPYTKIAFVEKELNVTRLPATRYLDELSRIGLMQKTKLGRESYYINNELMNLISNVQDL; this comes from the coding sequence ATGACATACCAAATTCCTAATTTGCCTTTAGATATTGACATCGAAAGCAAAGTTGTCCTTAAAAAGGCTGGTGAAGCCCGTTCAGCATTAGCTGAATTAAAAGGTGTAACAGGCATTATCCCTAATCAGAATATCCTCATTAATACTTTATCCTTACAGGAAGCTAAGGATAGTTCTGCAATTGAAAACATCATTACCACTCAAGATGAATTGTATGAAAGCGATGCACTGGCGCATCAATTTACTACCACAGCAGCAAAAGAAGTATACAGCTATGCGACAGCGTTAAAGCGTGGTTTTGAAAAAGTTAAAAAAAATTCTTTGCTAACCAATAATCATATAATCGAAATCCAGTCTACATTGATAGAAAATGGTGCGGGATTTCGTAAACTGCCTGGAACCTCTTTGAAAAATGAGCAAACAGGTCAAATCATTTATGAGCCTCCTCAGCATCCTGAAGAAATACAGGGATTAATGGATAATCTTGAGCAGTTCATAAATAACCCTGAATTGTGTGAATGGGATGCTTTAGTGAAAATGGCAGTTATTCATCATCAATTCGAAAGCATACATCCGTTTTATGATGGTAATGGTCGAACAGGCAGGATTATTAATATTCTTTATTTAGTGCAGCAAGATCTTTTAGAGTCGCCAGTGCTTTATCTTTCCCGCTATATCAATAAGAATAAGACCGAATATTATCGCTTGTTACAGTTAGTGCGAGATAATAATGCTTGGGAAGAATGGGTGCTCTATATTCTTGAAGGTGTAAGGAAAACATCACTTCAGACGATACATCTCATTCATGCCATGAAAGAACTGATGCAGAATTACAAACATAAGATCCGTGAAGAGTTGCCAAAAATTTACAGTCAAGATTTGCTTAATATCATTTTCGGTCACCCTTATACTAAAATAGCTTTTGTTGAGAAAGAACTTAATGTTACCCGTCTTCCTGCCACGCGTTATCTTGATGAGCTGAGTCGTATTGGTTTGATGCAAAAGACCAAATTAGGGCGTGAGAGCTACTACATTAACAATGAGTTAATGAACTTAATAAGTAATGTTCAAGACCTCTAA
- the mutT gene encoding 8-oxo-dGTP diphosphatase MutT: MVDLNNTKLKPSRVLPLEVAVGILVNEQKQLLLTQRQSHQPYSNYWEFPGGKIEQFETPLVGLVRELTEEIGISELDAHSFLTVQHVYPEYCVRLRVFWVRDYQGIPFGKEGQSLAWCSRAELKNYPLLPANDVIIQALESLEIL, encoded by the coding sequence ATGGTCGACTTGAATAATACAAAATTAAAGCCATCTCGGGTTTTACCACTTGAAGTGGCTGTTGGCATTTTGGTCAATGAGCAAAAGCAGCTGCTATTGACGCAACGTCAGTCGCATCAGCCTTATTCAAATTATTGGGAGTTTCCTGGCGGTAAGATTGAGCAATTTGAGACACCGCTGGTTGGCTTGGTGCGTGAATTAACGGAAGAAATAGGTATTTCTGAATTAGATGCCCACTCTTTCTTGACGGTTCAGCATGTTTATCCTGAATATTGTGTAAGGTTGAGAGTCTTTTGGGTGCGAGACTACCAGGGAATACCGTTTGGCAAAGAAGGCCAGAGTTTAGCCTGGTGTTCACGAGCAGAATTAAAAAACTATCCTTTACTACCAGCCAATGATGTTATTATTCAGGCTTTGGAAAGCTTAGAAATCCTATAA